The following proteins are co-located in the Gemmatimonadaceae bacterium genome:
- a CDS encoding YMGG-like glycine zipper-containing protein, which yields MTRSCLLRGVFALGLTAAAACSDKMKSRVAADSDLTRDLALAGAQPVQQPTFQDTAVAPAPTPAARAKQEPPAPVRAKTSNKPVVKAPRPVTTTPAPQPAPVTVAAAPAPVAPASAPAPATIGSGTGIGVTSGSKVCSGSNLPGDKLVATVNSPITGSNGATIPAGSAVVLEVASASNGPNGDAAQLTFRVRAVEINGKDYPAAADVTTDASLQKQKVQGADPNADKKKVIGGAIAGAILGQMIGHNTKGTVIGAAAGAAAGAAVAKTGEKWEACLPAGSQLRITLNQPIVIS from the coding sequence ATGACCCGCTCCTGCCTGCTGCGCGGCGTATTCGCGCTGGGACTCACGGCCGCGGCTGCTTGCTCGGACAAGATGAAGTCGCGTGTTGCCGCCGACTCCGATCTCACCCGCGACCTGGCGCTCGCGGGTGCTCAGCCCGTGCAGCAGCCGACGTTTCAGGATACCGCCGTTGCACCCGCGCCAACGCCGGCTGCGCGTGCGAAGCAGGAGCCGCCCGCGCCTGTTCGCGCGAAGACGTCCAACAAACCGGTCGTGAAAGCTCCGCGACCGGTGACGACCACGCCCGCCCCTCAGCCCGCGCCGGTTACCGTGGCGGCTGCACCCGCTCCAGTTGCTCCAGCTTCCGCGCCTGCGCCCGCCACAATCGGCAGCGGCACCGGCATTGGCGTCACGAGCGGATCGAAGGTGTGCAGCGGCTCGAATCTGCCGGGCGACAAGCTCGTGGCGACGGTGAACAGTCCGATCACCGGCTCGAATGGCGCGACGATCCCCGCGGGCTCCGCGGTGGTGCTCGAAGTCGCCTCGGCGTCGAATGGTCCGAACGGTGATGCCGCGCAACTCACGTTTCGCGTGCGCGCCGTCGAGATCAACGGCAAGGATTATCCGGCCGCGGCCGATGTGACGACGGACGCGTCGCTTCAGAAGCAGAAGGTTCAAGGCGCGGATCCGAACGCCGACAAGAAAAAGGTGATCGGCGGCGCGATCGCGGGCGCGATCCTCGGCCAGATGATCGGACATAACACCAAAGGCACGGTGATCGGTGCTGCGGCCGGTGCCGCGGCGGGCGCGGCGGTCGCCAAGACCGGCGAGAAGTGGGAGGCGTGCTTACCCGCCGGCTCGCAGCTTCGCATTACGCTCAATCAGCCGATCGTCATTAGCTGA